In Spirochaetaceae bacterium, the following proteins share a genomic window:
- a CDS encoding response regulator, which produces MKSTDELTREIGALRKRISDLSGAVLRISASLDVDTVLKEIAENARTLTGARVAAITALDDAGRVDYVTSGLTADEERELIEWPDGLRLFEHLRNLPAPLRVSDLRGYVRSLGFSSEVIFVDTFLGTSIRHRNVQAGSFFLGKKEGGQEFTKEDEEVLVMFAAQAATAIANARTYRAEQRVRADLEALINTSPVGVVVIDARTARLVSINREARRIVAGLIDPGQTVEELLHVLIFRLADGQEVSLNEFPLATVLSNAPTVRAEEVVLSVRDGRSVTVLINATPIKFEGDAVQSLVVTMQDLGPLQELERQRAEFLGMVSHELRAPLSSVKGLAATALGNSRVADPAEVRQFFRIIEQQADHMDGLIRDLLDVGRIDTGTLSVDPEPAEVTALVDQARSTFLSGGARHVLNIDLPVDLPPVMADKRRIVQVLNNLFSNAAQHSPESCPIRVEAVHDGAEVAISVSDEGSGVTPDRLRHLFRKHTVVDDRGARRRGAGLGLAICKGLVEAHGGRIRAQSPGPDRGTRFTFTLPVVDEAGDGASPLRSRLTRDGRKRTGILVVDDDPLTLHYVRDALTAAGYTATGTGDPQEALHMITTRRPQLLVLDLVLPGMDGIELMESIPEMADIPVIFLSAYGREETIARALEAGAADYIVKPFSPTELTARVRAALRRRTKPDPFVVAELAIDYQKRHVTVAGRPVRLTATEYELLRVLSVNAGRVLTYESLVRQIWGQREDTEPVRTFVKKLRGKLGDNSATPTYIFNERGVGYRMAAPGDE; this is translated from the coding sequence ATGAAGAGTACCGATGAACTCACGAGGGAGATCGGGGCGCTGCGGAAGCGCATCTCGGACCTGAGCGGCGCGGTGCTACGCATCAGCGCAAGCCTCGACGTCGACACCGTCCTGAAGGAGATCGCGGAAAACGCCCGCACCCTTACCGGTGCCCGCGTCGCCGCGATCACCGCCTTGGACGACGCCGGGCGGGTCGACTACGTGACCTCTGGCCTCACCGCGGACGAGGAGCGCGAGTTGATCGAGTGGCCGGACGGGCTGCGGCTGTTCGAGCACTTGAGAAATCTGCCCGCGCCGCTGCGGGTGTCCGACCTGCGCGGCTACGTGCGCTCGCTCGGTTTCTCGTCGGAGGTCATTTTCGTGGACACCTTCCTGGGAACGTCGATTCGCCATCGGAACGTGCAGGCCGGCTCGTTTTTCCTCGGCAAGAAGGAAGGCGGACAGGAGTTCACCAAGGAGGACGAGGAGGTGCTGGTAATGTTCGCCGCGCAGGCGGCGACGGCGATCGCGAACGCTCGCACGTACCGTGCCGAGCAGCGCGTGCGGGCCGACCTGGAGGCGCTGATCAACACCTCGCCGGTGGGGGTCGTGGTGATCGACGCCAGAACCGCCCGCCTGGTGTCGATCAACCGGGAGGCAAGGCGGATCGTGGCCGGGCTGATCGATCCGGGCCAGACCGTGGAGGAACTGCTGCACGTGTTGATCTTCCGGCTCGCCGACGGGCAGGAAGTCTCGCTCAACGAGTTCCCGCTGGCGACGGTGCTCAGCAACGCCCCCACGGTCCGCGCCGAAGAGGTGGTGCTGTCGGTGCGCGACGGCCGCAGTGTCACGGTGCTGATCAACGCCACGCCGATCAAGTTCGAGGGCGATGCGGTTCAGTCATTGGTGGTGACGATGCAGGACCTGGGGCCACTGCAGGAGCTGGAGCGGCAGCGGGCGGAGTTCCTGGGGATGGTGAGCCACGAGCTGCGGGCACCGTTGAGCTCCGTGAAGGGGCTGGCCGCCACCGCGCTCGGCAACTCGCGGGTCGCGGATCCGGCCGAGGTACGCCAGTTCTTCCGGATCATCGAGCAGCAGGCCGATCACATGGACGGCCTCATCAGAGATCTGCTCGATGTCGGACGCATCGACACGGGCACGCTTTCGGTGGACCCTGAACCGGCGGAGGTGACGGCGCTTGTGGACCAGGCGCGGAGCACGTTCCTGAGCGGCGGCGCTCGGCACGTGCTGAACATCGACCTGCCGGTGGACCTGCCGCCGGTGATGGCGGACAAGCGACGGATCGTACAAGTCCTGAACAACCTGTTTTCCAACGCGGCGCAGCACTCTCCCGAGTCCTGTCCGATTCGGGTCGAGGCGGTGCACGATGGCGCCGAGGTAGCGATCTCGGTGTCCGACGAAGGCAGTGGGGTGACGCCGGATCGGCTGCGGCATCTGTTCCGCAAGCACACCGTTGTCGACGACAGAGGAGCGCGCAGGCGGGGGGCCGGTCTCGGGCTGGCCATCTGCAAGGGGCTGGTGGAGGCCCACGGAGGGCGCATCCGGGCCCAGAGTCCCGGGCCGGACCGAGGGACGCGGTTCACCTTCACGCTTCCGGTAGTCGACGAGGCCGGCGATGGCGCCTCACCGCTGCGGTCGCGTCTGACTCGCGATGGCCGCAAGCGTACCGGCATACTCGTCGTGGACGACGACCCGCTGACGCTGCATTACGTCCGGGACGCTCTCACCGCGGCCGGCTACACGGCTACGGGGACCGGAGATCCGCAGGAGGCGCTGCACATGATCACGACAAGAAGGCCCCAGCTCCTGGTGCTCGACCTGGTGTTGCCTGGCATGGATGGCATCGAGTTGATGGAATCGATCCCGGAGATGGCGGACATTCCGGTCATCTTTCTGTCCGCCTACGGACGTGAGGAGACGATTGCCAGGGCTCTGGAGGCGGGAGCCGCGGACTACATAGTCAAGCCGTTCTCGCCGACGGAGCTGACGGCGAGGGTCCGAGCCGCGCTGCGCAGGCGGACCAAGCCGGACCCGTTCGTGGTGGCGGAGCTGGCAATCGACTACCAGAAGCGCCACGTGACCGTGGCCGGCCGACCGGTG
- a CDS encoding thiamine ABC transporter substrate-binding protein gives MRYLFVLPCLLVLPCAAHIGAEPAREEPDVLTVMGHDSTVVPEEVLAEFEERYGAKVSVLLAGDAGSSLNRAILAKGNPLADVLYGVDNAFLSRALEEGVFEPYEPAALAGIAAELRLDATGHATPIDFGDVCVNYDITWFEEAGLEPPHTLEDLADPAYVDLLVVQNPAASSPGLAFLLATIGRFGDPGYLDYWRELQNNGVRVAPDWETAYFAEFSGGTSAGDRPLVVSYGSSPPFEVIYAETPIDAPTTGVMVGDQSCFRQIEFAGILAGTPRRELAERWIDFMLEPSFQASLPLNMFVFPVIADTPLAPEFERFLTIPERPAHVEPAAIAEHRERWIRQWREAMAR, from the coding sequence ATGCGTTATCTGTTCGTATTGCCGTGCCTGCTTGTACTGCCGTGCGCGGCTCACATCGGTGCGGAGCCGGCCAGGGAAGAACCCGACGTGCTCACCGTGATGGGCCACGACTCGACCGTCGTTCCCGAGGAGGTGCTGGCCGAGTTCGAGGAGCGCTACGGCGCCAAGGTCAGCGTCCTGCTGGCCGGCGACGCCGGCTCCTCGCTCAACCGTGCCATTCTGGCCAAGGGCAACCCGCTCGCCGACGTGCTGTACGGCGTTGACAACGCGTTCCTGAGCCGGGCGCTCGAGGAAGGCGTATTCGAGCCCTACGAGCCCGCGGCCCTGGCCGGCATCGCCGCCGAGCTGCGCCTCGATGCCACCGGCCACGCCACGCCGATCGACTTCGGCGACGTGTGCGTGAACTACGACATCACCTGGTTCGAGGAGGCCGGACTTGAGCCGCCGCACACGCTGGAAGACCTGGCCGATCCCGCCTACGTCGACCTGCTGGTGGTCCAGAACCCGGCCGCCTCGTCGCCCGGCCTCGCCTTCCTGCTGGCCACCATCGGCCGCTTCGGCGATCCCGGCTACCTGGACTACTGGCGCGAGCTGCAGAACAATGGCGTGCGCGTGGCCCCCGACTGGGAGACGGCCTACTTCGCCGAGTTCAGCGGCGGTACCAGCGCCGGCGACCGCCCGCTGGTGGTGTCCTACGGTTCCAGCCCGCCGTTCGAGGTGATCTACGCCGAGACCCCGATAGACGCGCCCACCACCGGGGTGATGGTCGGCGACCAGAGCTGCTTCCGGCAGATCGAGTTCGCCGGCATCCTGGCCGGCACGCCGCGCCGCGAGCTGGCTGAGCGCTGGATCGACTTCATGCTGGAGCCCAGCTTCCAGGCGTCGCTGCCGCTCAACATGTTCGTGTTCCCGGTCATCGCCGACACTCCCCTGGCGCCCGAGTTCGAACGCTTCCTGACGATTCCCGAGCGCCCCGCGCACGTCGAACCGGCCGCCATCGCCGAACACCGCGAGCGCTGGATCCGCCAGTGGCGCGAAGCGATGGCGCGGTAG
- a CDS encoding iron ABC transporter permease encodes MRGATLADRSAPRAPAGQAGFDRPGGRPWLWLLPLAFLGLFYLYPLAAIIARGLGSPADEGIGIRQILTAATTLRALWFSTWQAAVSTLCTLAIGLPAAYVFARYRFPGKRLLRTITLVPFVLPTLVVAAAWQALLGPRGLVNQALPALALAPLHFTGTAGAIVAAHVFFNTALVVRLVGDAWAQMHPRVTETAAVLGAGPLRRWRTVTLPLLTRPIVAAALLVFLFDFTSFGVVLLLGAGRFATLEVEIYLQTVTLFDLRAAAVLSLLQLLLTALVTTAYSGAAVRYGATARLGRAATHERRPVSGRERLLVALTIGALLVWLVVPLAALALRALFSVEDGRLTLALFTRLGSRPRGAALTVPPLLAIRNSLLFAVLTALLSLAVGLPAAWAAIGVRRAWLQRLVDVVVMLPLGTSPVTIGFGFILALGLPGFDLRASPVLLPVAHTLVALPLVFRSLVGGLQAVPARLREAAAVLGASPARRFIHVELPVLGRAVASAALFAAAISLGEFGASALIARPELPTITTAIFRSLSRPGAANYGQGMALATVLMLTTAFSIAAIERLRVATARDF; translated from the coding sequence TTGCGCGGCGCCACGCTGGCGGACCGGAGCGCACCGCGGGCGCCGGCCGGGCAGGCGGGATTCGACCGGCCCGGCGGCAGGCCGTGGCTGTGGCTCCTGCCGCTGGCGTTCCTGGGCCTGTTCTACCTCTACCCCCTGGCCGCCATCATCGCGCGCGGGCTCGGCAGCCCGGCGGACGAGGGCATCGGCATCCGGCAGATCCTGACCGCCGCCACCACGCTGCGCGCGCTCTGGTTCAGCACCTGGCAGGCCGCGGTCTCGACCCTGTGCACGCTGGCGATCGGCCTGCCGGCCGCCTACGTGTTCGCACGTTACCGGTTTCCCGGCAAGCGCCTGCTGCGCACCATCACGCTGGTACCGTTCGTGCTGCCCACGCTGGTGGTGGCGGCGGCCTGGCAGGCGCTGCTCGGGCCGCGCGGCTTGGTGAACCAGGCGCTGCCGGCCCTGGCGCTGGCGCCGCTCCACTTCACCGGCACCGCGGGCGCGATCGTCGCCGCCCACGTGTTCTTCAACACCGCGCTGGTGGTGCGGCTGGTGGGCGATGCCTGGGCGCAGATGCATCCGCGTGTCACCGAGACCGCGGCGGTGCTCGGCGCCGGGCCGCTACGGCGCTGGCGCACGGTCACCCTGCCGCTGCTGACCCGGCCCATCGTCGCCGCCGCACTGCTGGTGTTCCTGTTCGACTTCACCTCGTTCGGGGTGGTACTGCTGCTCGGCGCCGGGCGCTTCGCCACCCTGGAGGTGGAGATCTACCTGCAGACCGTCACCCTGTTCGACCTGCGCGCGGCGGCGGTGCTGTCGCTGCTGCAGCTCCTGCTCACCGCGCTGGTCACCACCGCATACAGCGGAGCCGCCGTCCGCTACGGCGCCACCGCCCGGCTCGGCCGCGCCGCCACCCACGAGCGCCGGCCGGTGTCCGGCCGCGAACGGCTGCTGGTGGCGCTCACGATCGGCGCGCTGCTGGTGTGGCTGGTGGTGCCGCTGGCGGCGCTGGCGCTGCGCGCGCTGTTCTCGGTTGAGGACGGGCGGCTCACCCTGGCCCTGTTCACCCGTCTCGGCAGCCGCCCGCGCGGCGCGGCCCTCACCGTGCCGCCGCTGCTGGCGATCCGCAACTCGCTGCTGTTCGCCGTACTGACCGCCCTGCTCAGCCTGGCGGTGGGGCTGCCGGCGGCCTGGGCGGCGATCGGCGTGCGGCGCGCGTGGCTGCAGCGGCTGGTCGACGTCGTCGTGATGCTGCCACTGGGCACCTCGCCGGTCACCATCGGCTTCGGATTCATCCTCGCCCTCGGGCTGCCGGGCTTCGACCTGCGTGCCTCGCCGGTGCTGCTGCCGGTGGCGCACACCTTGGTGGCGCTGCCGCTGGTGTTCCGTTCGCTGGTCGGCGGGCTGCAAGCGGTGCCGGCGCGCCTGCGCGAGGCCGCCGCCGTGCTCGGCGCCTCGCCGGCGCGGCGCTTCATCCACGTGGAGTTGCCGGTGCTCGGCCGCGCCGTGGCCAGCGCGGCGCTGTTCGCGGCCGCCATCTCGCTCGGCGAATTCGGCGCCAGCGCGCTGATCGCGCGTCCCGAGCTGCCCACCATCACTACCGCGATCTTCCGCTCACTGTCGCGCCCCGGCGCCGCCAACTACGGCCAGGGCATGGCGCTGGCCACTGTCCTGATGCTCACCACCGCGTTCAGCATTGCCGCCATCGAACGGCTGCGCGTCGCCACCGCGCGCGACTTCTGA
- a CDS encoding ABC transporter ATP-binding protein, whose product MSVQLGGTAVLEDVSLTAGAGEIVALLGPSGCGKTTLLRVIAGLQPHAGDVRWQGRSLAATPAHRRGFGLVFQDQALFPHLEVARNVAFGLRMQPRTRHGGAAERGRRVAELLDLVGLSGFSRRPVDSLSGGEAQRVALARALAPHPRLLMLDEPLSGLDRPLREQLLVDLPRILRRLRQTALFVTHDLEEALAVSDRVAVMRAGRVVQVGTPRALYERPASVFVARFLGRANILSGKVLAAGSERTAASDRADPQAGSSPPDGAGSPAGGGLPATGHTRPRLLETGIGLLPYAGPAGPGERGTVLLRPERISLATTDLGPQPSGHPAAAGAAGPRHTLYGTLRDTSFRGIAALATITVGSTSLQVLVPAGRTLPAAGAPVTVSFDPRSAVVPLADSR is encoded by the coding sequence GTGAGCGTGCAACTTGGCGGAACCGCGGTGCTGGAAGACGTGTCGCTGACCGCCGGCGCCGGCGAGATCGTCGCCCTGCTCGGGCCGAGCGGCTGCGGCAAGACCACCCTGCTACGGGTGATCGCCGGACTGCAACCGCACGCCGGGGACGTGCGCTGGCAGGGCCGGTCGCTGGCCGCCACCCCCGCGCACCGGCGCGGCTTCGGGCTGGTGTTCCAGGACCAGGCGCTTTTTCCGCACCTGGAGGTGGCGCGCAACGTCGCATTCGGGCTGCGCATGCAGCCGCGCACGCGGCACGGCGGCGCCGCCGAGCGCGGCCGGAGGGTGGCGGAACTGCTGGATCTGGTGGGGCTGAGCGGCTTCAGCCGGCGGCCGGTGGACTCCCTGTCCGGCGGCGAGGCGCAGCGGGTGGCGCTGGCGCGTGCCCTGGCGCCGCACCCGCGCCTGCTGATGCTGGACGAGCCGCTGTCCGGCCTCGACCGCCCGCTGCGCGAGCAGCTCCTGGTCGACCTGCCGCGCATCCTGCGCCGGCTGCGCCAGACCGCCCTGTTCGTGACCCACGACCTGGAGGAAGCGCTCGCCGTTTCGGACCGGGTGGCGGTGATGCGCGCCGGCCGCGTCGTCCAGGTCGGCACCCCGCGCGCCCTTTATGAGCGCCCGGCCAGCGTATTCGTGGCCCGCTTCCTCGGCCGCGCCAACATCCTGTCCGGCAAGGTACTTGCCGCCGGCTCGGAACGTACGGCCGCGTCGGATCGCGCCGACCCGCAAGCCGGCAGCAGCCCCCCGGACGGCGCAGGCTCACCCGCGGGCGGCGGCCTGCCGGCCACCGGACACACTCGCCCGCGGCTGCTCGAAACCGGGATCGGCCTGCTGCCCTACGCAGGCCCCGCCGGGCCCGGCGAACGCGGCACCGTCCTGCTCCGCCCGGAGCGGATCAGTCTGGCCACCACCGACCTCGGCCCGCAACCTTCCGGCCACCCCGCCGCGGCCGGCGCGGCCGGCCCCCGGCACACCTTGTACGGCACGCTGCGGGACACGTCATTCCGCGGCATCGCCGCCCTCGCCACGATCACCGTGGGAAGCACTTCACTGCAGGTGCTGGTACCGGCCGGCCGTACCCTCCCGGCCGCCGGCGCCCCGGTTACCGTCAGCTTTGACCCGCGCTCGGCAGTCGTCCCACTTGCCGACAGCCGCTGA
- a CDS encoding type II toxin-antitoxin system VapC family toxin has product MRVALDSNVYSLMFRGHPLVAEIVRRSQEVVMSAVVIGELLYGYRYGSRMARNLRELDDFLANPYVTLVSVSRTTADRYSRIATALRAKGRPIPTNDIWIAAHAMETGTELISSDGHFKDVDGLAWVHVPVE; this is encoded by the coding sequence ATGAGGGTGGCGCTCGACTCCAATGTGTACTCACTGATGTTCCGTGGGCATCCCTTGGTTGCCGAGATCGTTCGGCGATCTCAGGAAGTGGTGATGTCCGCGGTCGTGATCGGGGAACTACTCTACGGGTATCGGTACGGCTCGCGCATGGCTCGGAATCTGCGCGAACTCGATGACTTCCTGGCCAATCCATACGTGACCCTGGTGTCGGTAAGTCGGACTACGGCGGACCGCTACTCGCGGATAGCGACAGCGCTGCGAGCGAAGGGCCGGCCCATACCGACCAACGACATCTGGATAGCCGCTCATGCGATGGAGACCGGAACCGAGCTGATTTCCTCCGACGGACACTTCAAGGACGTTGATGGGCTGGCTTGGGTTCACGTCCCGGTCGAGTAA
- a CDS encoding ABC transporter substrate-binding protein: MRVVRSFMLVASLVALGTVPAFAAAASEESAGDTAAASAAVAGTDVVKVAGRYTVKESWLLAPTASQVGITTFSEAPMLAAMVQSGELPPVTERLPDDPLVLEPYEQTGVYGGELRAARTGPSDWGDMHRGRKAFLFRADPTLNEAIPYAAKGWEMSDDQTVLTIHLREGMKWSDGEPFTTADFTWIYDNVFLDYDIPFSTRNRFSAGGEIADWEAEGDYTLVITFPAPITLNTRTLLLNWSLVQSGRLFTPAHHMRQFHPAFNAEAEKLAEEDGHDNWIAGLLARMSGSPSLKHPRPELAPWVQERRDSTAIFFTRNPYFFAVDGVGNQLPYIDRVKASFFADKQVAILAMMQGKVDLGGRLTDPGSFPLYKENEEIGDYRVLEWQDTKDSRVTFGFNLNHPDPVKGPIFLDKRFRQAMSLAMNREEINQFVFLGMATPQQYTVDAGAAFYNPDWARSYADYDPQGAMALLDEMGMTDRDGDGWREAPGGEEFILEMRPHTSSVIGTMGDNVSELAQAYWNEIGIRTNYKQVSEELWLEQVLANELDLSIWISQSSLPGRIGLPHIGEGIVAYAPEWHQWLRHQLWIEGGRKGEEPAAGVEPTGEWGHYIDLWRQWVAAPNAEEFNRVGTELWDFQAENLGNLGTVAKVVRPIIINNRVRNVPEVLPFSFASFLWVQAAPAQWYIEE, translated from the coding sequence ATGAGAGTGGTACGTTCATTCATGCTCGTCGCGTCGCTGGTGGCGCTGGGCACGGTGCCGGCGTTCGCCGCCGCGGCGTCCGAGGAGTCGGCGGGAGACACGGCGGCCGCGTCCGCGGCCGTTGCCGGTACCGACGTCGTCAAGGTGGCGGGGCGGTACACGGTAAAGGAGAGCTGGCTGCTTGCGCCCACGGCGTCGCAGGTGGGCATTACCACGTTCAGCGAGGCGCCGATGCTGGCCGCCATGGTGCAGAGCGGGGAGCTGCCGCCGGTAACCGAGCGGCTGCCGGACGATCCGCTGGTGCTGGAGCCGTACGAGCAGACCGGCGTCTACGGCGGCGAGCTGCGGGCGGCGCGCACCGGGCCGTCCGACTGGGGCGACATGCACCGCGGCCGCAAGGCGTTCCTGTTCCGGGCCGATCCGACGCTCAACGAAGCGATCCCGTACGCCGCCAAGGGGTGGGAGATGTCGGACGACCAGACCGTGCTCACCATCCACCTGCGCGAGGGGATGAAGTGGTCGGACGGCGAGCCGTTTACCACCGCGGACTTCACGTGGATCTATGACAATGTGTTCCTGGACTACGATATTCCGTTCAGCACCCGCAACAGGTTCTCCGCGGGGGGCGAAATCGCCGACTGGGAGGCGGAGGGTGACTACACGCTGGTCATCACGTTCCCCGCTCCGATCACGCTCAACACCCGGACCCTGCTGCTGAACTGGTCCCTGGTGCAGTCGGGCCGGTTGTTCACCCCGGCGCACCACATGCGGCAGTTCCATCCCGCGTTCAACGCCGAAGCGGAGAAGCTGGCCGAGGAGGACGGCCACGACAACTGGATCGCCGGCCTGCTGGCGCGCATGTCCGGCTCGCCCTCGCTGAAGCACCCGCGCCCGGAGTTGGCGCCGTGGGTTCAGGAGCGGCGCGATTCGACCGCCATCTTCTTTACCCGCAACCCCTACTTCTTCGCGGTCGACGGCGTCGGCAATCAGCTTCCCTACATCGACCGCGTCAAGGCGTCGTTCTTCGCCGACAAGCAGGTGGCGATCCTCGCCATGATGCAGGGCAAGGTGGACCTCGGCGGGCGCCTCACCGATCCGGGCAGCTTTCCGCTGTACAAGGAGAACGAGGAGATCGGCGACTACCGCGTGCTGGAGTGGCAGGACACCAAGGACTCGCGCGTCACGTTCGGGTTCAACCTGAACCACCCGGACCCGGTGAAGGGCCCGATCTTCCTGGACAAGCGGTTCCGGCAGGCGATGTCGCTGGCGATGAACCGCGAGGAGATCAACCAGTTCGTGTTCCTGGGCATGGCGACGCCGCAGCAGTACACCGTGGACGCCGGCGCGGCGTTCTACAACCCGGATTGGGCGCGCTCCTACGCCGATTACGATCCGCAAGGGGCGATGGCGCTGCTCGACGAGATGGGCATGACCGACCGCGACGGCGACGGCTGGCGCGAGGCCCCCGGCGGCGAGGAGTTCATCCTGGAGATGCGCCCGCACACCAGCTCCGTGATCGGCACCATGGGCGACAACGTCAGCGAGTTGGCGCAGGCGTACTGGAACGAGATCGGCATCAGGACCAACTACAAGCAGGTGTCGGAGGAACTGTGGTTGGAGCAGGTGCTCGCCAACGAGCTGGACCTGTCGATCTGGATTTCGCAGTCGTCCCTGCCGGGACGCATCGGGCTGCCCCACATCGGCGAAGGCATCGTGGCGTACGCGCCCGAGTGGCACCAATGGCTCCGTCATCAACTGTGGATCGAGGGCGGCCGGAAAGGCGAGGAGCCGGCCGCGGGAGTCGAGCCGACCGGTGAGTGGGGACACTACATCGACCTGTGGCGGCAGTGGGTCGCCGCGCCCAACGCCGAGGAATTCAACCGGGTCGGCACCGAGCTGTGGGATTTTCAGGCCGAGAATCTCGGCAACCTCGGCACGGTGGCGAAGGTGGTGCGTCCGATCATCATCAACAACCGGGTCCGCAACGTGCCGGAGGTGCTGCCGTTCTCGTTCGCCAGCTTCCTGTGGGTGCAGGCCGCGCCCGCCCAGTGGTACATCGAGGAGTAG
- a CDS encoding superoxide dismutase family protein, with amino-acid sequence MNCSKRILAAALVAVAAVAAPVVALADMAAAEMIDTGGAVIGKATFEQTPHGVLMNVEVAGLPPGAHGIHLHAVGACTPDFTAATGHINPDGVPHGLRNPDGPDHGDLPNLFVHADGSARAEFFTVLVSVAGGDMPALLDEDGSAVIIHENPDDHLTQPIGGAGGRISCGVIEAM; translated from the coding sequence ATGAATTGCAGCAAGAGGATCCTGGCAGCGGCACTGGTGGCGGTGGCCGCTGTTGCGGCGCCGGTGGTGGCGTTGGCGGACATGGCCGCCGCGGAGATGATCGACACCGGTGGCGCCGTGATCGGCAAGGCCACGTTCGAGCAGACGCCGCACGGCGTACTGATGAACGTCGAGGTTGCGGGACTGCCGCCCGGGGCGCATGGCATCCACCTGCACGCCGTCGGCGCCTGCACGCCGGATTTCACGGCGGCAACCGGACACATCAACCCGGACGGGGTGCCGCACGGCCTGCGCAACCCGGACGGCCCGGACCACGGCGACCTCCCCAACCTGTTCGTGCACGCCGACGGCTCCGCGCGGGCGGAGTTCTTCACCGTCCTGGTATCGGTGGCCGGCGGCGACATGCCGGCGCTGCTGGACGAGGACGGCTCGGCGGTGATCATTCACGAGAATCCTGACGACCACCTCACGCAGCCGATCGGCGGCGCCGGCGGCCGCATATCATGCGGCGTAATAGAGGCAATGTGA
- a CDS encoding sulfatase has product MAQQPGSDQPRTPNFVVIFCDDLGYGDLGCYGSRDHDTPRLDGMAAEGTRFTNFYVPSPVCSPSRAGLLTGCYPKRVGLDSGESFVVLLPGDPIGLSPDEVTIASLLRRQGYATKMVGKWHLGDQPEFLPDRHGFDDWFGLPYSNDMLPDLRIPGQKPFPPLMLMRRDKVVETDPNQVSLTDRYLVDALRFIHDNRDRPFFLYLAHMYVHVPIYTPMNYHAASRNGPYGAAVAHLDFTTGAILDTLRDLGLDDNTIVLFTSDNGAGVPRTPAGVDTIRLSRGGVGSNRPLRGGKGSTWEGGMREPFIAWGPGLVPAGATCDELCCTLDLLPTLARMAGTGEPRDRVIDGADIGPLLTGQAGAATPHEQFLYYGAGTRSLDAIRAGRWKLHLDKDELYDLDADAGETANLFARHPEVVRELRDRADAARDDLGDARTGITGTGCRPAGRVDSPRTLLPVPTTDPWVRAVYD; this is encoded by the coding sequence ATGGCGCAGCAACCCGGTTCCGATCAACCGCGCACCCCCAACTTCGTGGTCATCTTCTGCGACGATCTCGGCTACGGCGACCTGGGCTGCTACGGGTCGCGCGACCATGACACGCCGCGCCTGGACGGCATGGCGGCGGAGGGCACCCGCTTCACCAACTTCTACGTGCCCTCGCCGGTGTGCTCGCCGTCACGCGCCGGCCTGCTCACCGGCTGCTACCCGAAGCGCGTCGGGCTCGACAGCGGCGAGAGCTTCGTGGTCCTGCTGCCCGGCGATCCGATCGGGCTGTCCCCCGATGAAGTGACCATCGCCTCCCTGCTGCGCCGGCAGGGCTACGCCACCAAGATGGTGGGCAAGTGGCACCTCGGCGACCAGCCGGAGTTCCTGCCCGACCGGCACGGCTTCGACGACTGGTTCGGCCTGCCCTACAGCAACGACATGCTGCCCGACCTGCGCATCCCGGGCCAGAAGCCGTTTCCGCCGCTCATGCTGATGCGGCGGGACAAGGTGGTGGAAACCGACCCCAACCAAGTGTCCCTTACCGACCGCTACCTGGTCGACGCGCTACGCTTCATCCACGACAACCGCGACCGGCCGTTCTTCCTGTACCTCGCGCACATGTACGTGCACGTGCCGATCTACACCCCGATGAACTACCACGCCGCGTCCCGCAACGGCCCCTACGGCGCCGCCGTGGCGCACCTCGACTTCACCACCGGCGCCATCCTCGACACGCTGCGCGACCTGGGGCTGGACGACAACACCATCGTCCTGTTCACCTCCGACAACGGCGCCGGCGTGCCGCGCACCCCCGCCGGCGTGGACACCATACGCCTGAGCCGCGGCGGCGTCGGCAGCAACCGGCCGTTGCGCGGCGGCAAGGGCAGCACTTGGGAGGGCGGCATGCGCGAGCCGTTCATCGCCTGGGGGCCGGGCCTGGTGCCGGCCGGCGCCACCTGCGACGAGCTGTGCTGCACGCTCGACCTGCTGCCCACCCTGGCCCGCATGGCCGGCACCGGCGAGCCGCGCGACCGCGTCATCGACGGCGCCGACATCGGCCCGCTGCTCACCGGCCAGGCGGGCGCCGCCACCCCGCACGAGCAGTTCCTGTACTACGGCGCCGGCACCCGCAGCCTCGACGCCATCCGCGCCGGGCGCTGGAAGCTGCACCTGGACAAAGACGAGCTGTACGACCTGGACGCCGACGCCGGCGAGACCGCCAACCTGTTCGCCCGCCACCCCGAGGTGGTGCGCGAGCTGCGCGACCGCGCCGACGCCGCCCGCGACGACCTCGGCGACGCCCGCACCGGCATCACCGGCACCGGCTGCCGCCCCGCCGGCCGCGTCGACAGTCCCCGCACCCTGCTCCCCGTGCCCACCACCGACCCCTGGGTCCGCGCCGTCTACGACTGA